A single window of Halococcus saccharolyticus DSM 5350 DNA harbors:
- a CDS encoding dipeptide ABC transporter ATP-binding protein translates to MTDLLSIAGLRTEFATERGTVKAVDGLDLTIEPGETVGLVGESGSGKSVTALSAMGLVDDPGRVADGTVEFHDRDLARSFADDYSGEFADPEAGTVDLTRAPEDAMRTVRGGEMSMIFQDPMTSLNPAVPVGEQVAESLRLHQYGGRKKDSWFNAVRETLPKTGSDIDDAILEDTIEMLAEVGIPEPAARVDEYPHEFSGGMRQRVLIAIALACRPQLLIADEPTTALDVTIQAQILDLINDLQDEYGMSVLFITHDLGVIAETADRVAVMYAGEIVEEGPVEEIFANPSHPYTYTLLESIPREDTDRLTPIEGNVPDLVDLPDGCHFAPRCPWAKPECREGEIPYLQHGPEAVDHRSKCVLENFDTSEYGDEAGAVATSESAPTQGTTEEPLLDVDGLQKHFSQADDLLDSWLAREQKPVRAVDGVDFEVYEGETLGLVGESGCGKSTTGRTLLRLLEPTDGRVVFAGEELGGLDKDGLREKRRDMQMIFQDPMSSLDPRMSVGATIAEPLKIHDLPEADPDDDRSGRERRRDRVEELIEAVGLEIGQYDRYPHELSGGQRQRVGIARALAVDPEFIVCDEPVSALDVSVQAQILNLLEDLQEEFGLTFLFIAHDLSVVRHICDRIAVMYLGEIVEVAGTEELFADPKHPYTQALLSAIPEPDPSSASDRVTLEGDVPSPIDPPSGCRFRTRCPSVIPPDDIDVSQEAYREVMDYRERVENHAISVESIRAEADTRAAEAVATDGGLSDAKRTLWTHFFEHDDALDTESRAVIETSFEHVADDEFDEAARVLRERFESVCERQHPTLQNEAHPAACHLYEQPDRQT, encoded by the coding sequence GTGACCGATCTACTCTCGATTGCGGGCCTGCGGACCGAGTTCGCCACCGAGCGGGGGACGGTGAAGGCGGTCGACGGGCTCGATCTCACCATCGAACCCGGCGAGACCGTGGGCCTCGTCGGCGAGTCGGGCTCTGGAAAGTCGGTGACGGCGCTGTCGGCGATGGGCCTCGTCGACGATCCCGGTCGTGTGGCCGACGGCACGGTCGAGTTTCACGACCGCGACCTCGCGCGATCGTTCGCCGACGACTACTCGGGGGAGTTCGCGGATCCCGAGGCGGGAACCGTCGACCTGACACGGGCACCGGAAGACGCCATGCGCACCGTACGAGGCGGCGAGATGAGCATGATCTTCCAGGACCCGATGACCTCGCTCAACCCCGCCGTCCCCGTGGGCGAGCAGGTCGCCGAGAGCCTCCGACTCCACCAGTACGGCGGCCGAAAGAAGGACTCGTGGTTCAACGCCGTCCGCGAAACCCTCCCCAAGACGGGCTCGGACATCGACGATGCCATTCTGGAGGACACGATCGAGATGCTCGCGGAGGTCGGTATCCCCGAGCCTGCCGCGCGGGTCGACGAGTACCCCCACGAGTTCTCGGGCGGGATGCGCCAGCGGGTGTTGATCGCCATCGCGCTCGCCTGTCGGCCCCAGCTCCTGATCGCGGACGAGCCGACGACGGCGCTCGACGTCACGATCCAGGCCCAGATCCTCGATCTCATCAACGACCTCCAGGACGAGTACGGGATGTCCGTCCTCTTCATCACCCACGACCTCGGCGTGATCGCCGAGACCGCCGACCGGGTCGCGGTGATGTACGCCGGCGAGATCGTCGAGGAAGGTCCTGTCGAGGAGATCTTCGCCAACCCCTCGCATCCGTACACCTACACGCTACTCGAATCCATCCCCCGCGAGGACACCGACCGGCTGACCCCGATCGAAGGGAACGTCCCCGACCTCGTCGATCTTCCCGATGGATGTCACTTCGCGCCACGGTGTCCGTGGGCCAAGCCCGAGTGTCGTGAGGGAGAGATTCCGTATCTCCAACACGGCCCCGAAGCGGTCGACCACCGCTCGAAATGTGTTCTGGAGAACTTCGATACGAGCGAGTACGGAGACGAAGCGGGTGCGGTGGCCACGAGCGAGTCCGCCCCCACCCAAGGAACGACCGAGGAGCCGCTGCTCGATGTCGACGGTCTCCAGAAACACTTCTCGCAGGCCGACGACCTGCTCGACTCGTGGCTCGCGCGCGAGCAGAAACCGGTCCGTGCGGTGGACGGCGTGGATTTCGAGGTGTACGAGGGAGAGACCCTCGGCCTGGTCGGCGAGTCGGGCTGTGGCAAGTCCACGACCGGCCGGACGCTCCTCCGACTGCTCGAACCCACCGACGGCCGGGTGGTGTTCGCGGGCGAGGAGCTCGGCGGCCTCGACAAGGACGGGCTTCGGGAGAAGCGCCGGGACATGCAGATGATCTTCCAGGACCCGATGAGCAGTCTCGATCCCCGGATGTCGGTGGGTGCGACCATCGCCGAGCCGCTGAAGATCCACGATCTCCCCGAGGCCGATCCCGACGACGACCGCTCGGGGAGAGAGCGACGCCGCGATCGGGTCGAGGAACTCATCGAAGCGGTCGGCCTCGAAATCGGCCAGTACGACCGCTATCCCCACGAACTCTCTGGCGGCCAGCGCCAGCGCGTCGGGATCGCCCGTGCGCTCGCGGTCGACCCCGAGTTCATCGTCTGCGACGAACCCGTCTCGGCGCTCGATGTCTCGGTCCAGGCGCAGATTCTGAACCTCCTCGAAGACCTCCAGGAGGAGTTCGGGCTCACGTTCCTCTTCATCGCCCACGACCTCTCTGTCGTCAGACACATCTGCGATCGGATCGCGGTGATGTACCTCGGCGAGATCGTCGAAGTCGCCGGGACCGAGGAGCTGTTCGCCGACCCCAAACACCCCTACACGCAGGCGCTGCTGTCGGCGATTCCCGAGCCCGACCCGTCGAGTGCGAGCGACCGTGTCACGCTCGAAGGCGACGTTCCGAGTCCGATCGACCCACCCTCCGGCTGTCGCTTCCGGACGCGGTGTCCGTCGGTGATCCCGCCCGACGATATCGACGTCTCTCAGGAAGCCTATCGCGAGGTGATGGACTACCGCGAGCGCGTCGAAAACCACGCGATCTCGGTCGAGTCGATCCGTGCGGAGGCTGACACTCGGGCGGCCGAGGCGGTGGCGACCGATGGCGGCCTCTCCGACGCGAAGCGCACGCTCTGGACACACTTCTTCGAACACGACGACGCGCTCGACACCGAATCGCGCGCGGTGATCGAAACCTCCTTCGAACACGTCGCCGACGACGAGTTCGACGAGGCCGCCCGGGTGCTCCGCGAGCGCTTCGAGAGCGTGTGCGAGCGCCAACACCCCACGCTCCAGAACGAAGCACATCCAGCGGCGTGTCACCTCTACGAGCAACCTGACCGCCAGACGTAG
- a CDS encoding ABC transporter substrate-binding protein, producing the protein MSSDDERNRRSFLKAAGGAAAATAIAGCLGGGDGGNGSGGNGSGGDTGGGGNASGGGANDSAGGNATGGGNETGGDGNQSAGGGGSGGTLVYARGSHSSTLDFQNSTSGEVAKVTEQMYDSLIGFVPGEATLTEELATDYSLEEQEATLTLREGVTFHNGEEFTAEDFVATFRRFTDTEYQYYAGDDYVSAYGPFTFGDWIDEISTDGDYSMTISLTQKYAPFLRNLAIFAAAIHSKAAIEDDSIDLSQQAVGTGAFQLENLNDGQGVVRLSAYDDYWGEGPQVSAVVFETIGQNSTRAQSLTSGEVDIADGLGAQASQQVQSAQNAELRSVEGINTGYMAFNMNREVFQSKQVRQAISYAIDTQAIVENIYAGFASQAAQPIPPNVLGHNEELEPYSRDLEQAQSLLEEAGYGDGFSFELATFQNPRGYNPSPLPTAQTVKSNLSEIGIEVTINQQSFDPFLTYTAEGRHDACFLGWYTDNADPDNFAYVLLHPQVEDSKLTEGQDWVSFDTEGYNTSNRSGWANREYMDLVEQGQSTYDEAARTEAYTQAMQIAHDEAPWVYLDHAKELRGVGNRVSNYTVAAIGGPYLNLVTLGQ; encoded by the coding sequence ATGTCATCCGATGACGAGAGAAACAGACGATCTTTCCTGAAGGCCGCCGGCGGCGCGGCGGCGGCAACGGCGATCGCGGGCTGTCTCGGTGGTGGCGACGGTGGCAACGGTAGTGGTGGCAACGGCTCCGGCGGGGATACCGGCGGTGGCGGCAACGCGTCGGGCGGCGGTGCCAACGACTCCGCCGGCGGGAACGCGACCGGTGGCGGGAACGAAACCGGTGGAGACGGCAACCAGAGTGCCGGTGGTGGCGGCAGCGGCGGGACGCTCGTCTACGCTCGCGGGAGCCACTCCTCGACGCTCGACTTCCAGAACTCGACCAGCGGCGAGGTCGCGAAGGTCACCGAGCAGATGTACGACTCGCTGATCGGGTTCGTGCCCGGCGAGGCCACCCTCACTGAGGAGCTGGCGACCGACTACAGTCTCGAAGAGCAGGAGGCCACGCTGACGCTTCGGGAGGGCGTGACCTTCCACAACGGCGAGGAGTTCACCGCCGAGGACTTCGTCGCCACGTTCCGGCGCTTCACCGACACCGAGTACCAGTACTACGCGGGCGACGACTACGTGTCGGCGTACGGCCCGTTCACGTTCGGGGACTGGATCGACGAGATCTCGACCGACGGCGACTACAGCATGACGATCTCGCTGACCCAGAAGTACGCCCCCTTCCTCCGAAATCTCGCGATCTTCGCGGCGGCGATCCACTCGAAGGCCGCGATCGAGGACGACAGCATCGACCTCAGTCAACAGGCCGTCGGAACGGGTGCGTTCCAGCTCGAGAACCTGAACGACGGTCAGGGCGTCGTTCGGCTGTCGGCGTACGACGACTACTGGGGCGAAGGCCCGCAGGTGTCGGCAGTGGTCTTCGAGACCATCGGGCAGAACTCCACGCGCGCCCAGTCGCTCACCAGCGGCGAGGTCGACATCGCCGACGGGCTCGGTGCGCAGGCCTCACAGCAGGTCCAGAGCGCTCAGAACGCCGAACTCCGCTCGGTCGAGGGGATCAACACCGGCTACATGGCGTTCAACATGAACCGCGAGGTGTTCCAGAGCAAGCAGGTGCGTCAGGCGATCAGCTACGCCATCGACACCCAGGCGATCGTCGAGAACATCTACGCCGGCTTCGCCTCCCAGGCTGCCCAACCCATCCCGCCGAACGTGCTCGGTCACAACGAGGAGCTCGAACCGTACTCTCGCGACCTCGAACAGGCCCAGTCGCTGCTGGAGGAGGCGGGCTACGGCGACGGTTTCTCCTTCGAACTCGCGACGTTCCAGAACCCGCGGGGGTACAACCCCTCGCCGCTGCCGACCGCTCAAACCGTCAAGTCGAACCTCTCGGAGATCGGGATCGAGGTCACGATCAACCAGCAGTCGTTCGATCCGTTCCTCACGTACACTGCCGAGGGGCGACACGACGCCTGCTTCCTCGGGTGGTACACCGACAACGCCGACCCGGACAACTTCGCGTACGTCCTGCTCCACCCACAGGTCGAGGACAGCAAGCTCACCGAGGGTCAGGACTGGGTCAGCTTCGACACCGAGGGATACAACACTTCGAACCGTTCCGGGTGGGCGAACCGCGAGTACATGGATCTCGTCGAGCAGGGCCAGTCGACGTACGACGAGGCGGCTCGCACCGAAGCGTACACTCAGGCGATGCAGATCGCCCACGACGAGGCACCGTGGGTGTACCTCGACCACGCGAAGGAGCTCCGTGGTGTCGGCAACCGGGTGTCGAACTACACGGTCGCGGCGATCGGCGGCCCCTACCTCAATCTCGTCACACTCGGACAGTAG
- a CDS encoding ABC transporter permease yields MVSTRFIAKRLLLLIPVLFGVATLVFAILQLSPGNPARAIAGQRASEEFVRQIERELGLNDPIWVQYGRFLTDAAQFDLGDSYTIQRDTPVRTILVNKLPITLELALYGQLIGILLGIPFGIISAVKQDTITDHLTRVGALSGISIPIFWSGPLVILLFAQILGWLPTSGRIDAQRFAIEPITGLITVDTFIQGIQATIASGFAVSNFGAFFSAVSHMILPAATIGIYSMALISRMMRSSMLEVIRQDYIRTARAKGQGAKITLMKHGLRNALIPVITVIGIQFGSLLGGAVLTETVFGIGGIGTLLVEAINVGDYPVVQGTVLVFAFLFTLVNLGVDITYSALDPRIQQ; encoded by the coding sequence ATGGTATCGACGCGGTTCATCGCGAAACGGTTGTTGCTCCTCATCCCGGTGCTGTTCGGGGTCGCAACGCTGGTCTTCGCGATCCTTCAGCTCTCGCCGGGCAACCCGGCGCGCGCGATCGCCGGCCAGCGTGCGTCCGAGGAGTTCGTCAGACAGATCGAGCGCGAACTCGGGCTCAACGATCCGATCTGGGTGCAGTACGGCCGCTTTCTCACCGATGCGGCCCAGTTCGACCTCGGGGACTCGTACACCATCCAGCGCGACACGCCGGTGCGGACGATCCTCGTGAACAAGCTGCCGATCACGCTCGAACTCGCGCTCTACGGCCAGCTCATCGGCATCCTGCTCGGGATCCCCTTCGGGATCATCAGCGCAGTCAAACAGGACACCATCACCGACCACCTCACCCGCGTGGGTGCTCTCTCGGGCATCTCCATTCCGATCTTCTGGAGCGGGCCGCTCGTGATCCTGCTGTTCGCCCAGATCCTCGGGTGGCTCCCGACGAGCGGCCGGATCGACGCCCAGCGGTTCGCGATCGAGCCGATCACCGGGCTCATCACGGTCGACACGTTCATCCAGGGGATCCAGGCCACCATCGCCAGTGGGTTCGCGGTGAGCAACTTCGGGGCCTTCTTCTCGGCGGTCAGTCACATGATCCTGCCCGCAGCGACCATCGGCATCTACTCGATGGCGCTGATCTCGCGGATGATGCGGTCGTCGATGCTCGAAGTCATCAGGCAGGACTACATCCGGACCGCCCGCGCGAAGGGCCAGGGCGCGAAGATCACGCTGATGAAACACGGGCTCCGGAACGCGCTGATTCCGGTGATCACCGTCATCGGCATCCAGTTCGGCTCGCTCCTCGGCGGAGCGGTCCTCACGGAGACCGTCTTCGGCATCGGGGGGATCGGCACGCTCCTAGTGGAAGCGATCAACGTCGGCGACTATCCGGTGGTTCAGGGGACGGTGTTGGTGTTCGCGTTCCTGTTCACGCTCGTGAATCTGGGCGTCGACATCACCTACTCCGCGCTTGATCCGAGGATCCAACAATGA
- a CDS encoding ABC transporter permease, which yields MSTETEMGSGRTRGVFDRLRASPFLSDLLSNRLALAGLVIVFGMTAVALYARLFLDLEAISLTQFGQNPPRQAPGWWANLFGSGATATTVGFLEYPFGTDGQARDIFPRVLYGAWYAMLYGTITVAISTVAGVGLGIVAAYFGDVTDNVVMRTMDVLLAFPSLLLALALVAIFPDDLGLWRAVAALTLVYTPRFARVIRGAALAVLEDEYVDATVALGATDPRVIVRHILPNCLAPITVQSTLNFGLAIIDLAALSFLGFGAPTGTPSWGLMLSNGVEQGLLTGQWWWSFFPGLFLAITVLGFNLLGDGMRDALDPRMREAID from the coding sequence ATGAGTACCGAAACGGAGATGGGAAGCGGTCGCACGCGCGGGGTCTTCGATCGACTCCGGGCGTCGCCGTTCCTCTCGGATCTCCTGTCGAACCGGCTCGCGCTCGCCGGTCTCGTCATCGTGTTCGGGATGACGGCGGTTGCGCTCTACGCGCGGCTGTTCCTCGATCTGGAGGCGATCTCGCTCACCCAGTTCGGCCAGAACCCGCCGCGACAGGCTCCTGGGTGGTGGGCGAACCTGTTCGGCAGCGGGGCGACGGCCACGACGGTCGGCTTCCTCGAATACCCGTTCGGCACCGACGGCCAGGCGCGGGACATCTTCCCGCGGGTGCTCTACGGCGCGTGGTACGCCATGCTCTACGGCACGATCACCGTCGCGATCTCGACGGTCGCGGGCGTCGGACTCGGGATCGTCGCCGCGTACTTCGGCGACGTCACCGACAACGTCGTGATGCGGACGATGGACGTGCTGCTCGCGTTCCCGTCGCTCCTGCTCGCGCTCGCGCTGGTCGCCATCTTCCCCGACGACCTGGGACTCTGGCGTGCGGTTGCCGCGCTCACGCTGGTCTACACGCCACGGTTCGCCCGCGTCATTCGCGGCGCGGCGCTCGCGGTGCTCGAAGACGAGTACGTCGACGCGACGGTGGCGCTCGGTGCGACCGATCCCAGGGTCATCGTTCGCCACATCCTGCCGAACTGCCTCGCACCGATCACCGTCCAGAGCACCCTGAACTTCGGGCTCGCGATCATCGACCTCGCCGCGCTGTCCTTCCTTGGGTTCGGTGCGCCGACCGGCACCCCTTCGTGGGGGCTGATGCTTTCCAATGGCGTGGAGCAGGGCCTCCTGACCGGCCAGTGGTGGTGGTCGTTCTTCCCGGGCCTGTTCCTCGCGATCACCGTCCTGGGATTCAATCTCCTCGGTGACGGGATGCGCGACGCCCTGGACCCGCGGATGCGTGAGGCCATCGACTGA
- a CDS encoding DUF7268 family protein, with amino-acid sequence MALGAWLRPRVRLLATAGAVGFVVGALALFALATVRTPEFASTQIFAVGALVLGFAVLGWSGSVLAGNAVETLQSHLDTDTGWTERDSRRAMARLTGFGAGVMVGVSVATALLP; translated from the coding sequence GTGGCACTCGGTGCGTGGCTCCGCCCGCGGGTCCGACTACTCGCCACGGCGGGCGCGGTCGGATTCGTCGTGGGCGCGCTCGCCCTGTTCGCTCTTGCTACCGTTCGCACTCCGGAGTTCGCCAGCACCCAAATCTTCGCAGTCGGTGCGCTGGTGCTCGGTTTCGCGGTGCTCGGCTGGTCGGGTTCGGTGCTCGCCGGCAACGCCGTCGAAACCCTCCAGAGCCATCTCGATACTGACACCGGCTGGACCGAGCGCGACTCCCGGCGCGCGATGGCTCGTCTCACCGGGTTCGGTGCGGGCGTGATGGTCGGCGTGAGCGTCGCGACGGCGCTACTGCCCTGA
- a CDS encoding dihydroorotase, translated as MLIANATLADGRRRDVRVEDERIAAVERRLSADADETELDAAGKLLLPGMIDAHVHFREPGFPHKETWANGSRAAAAGGVTTVVDQPNTQPPTVDGETFDEKSELAAASIVDFGINGGVTSDWRSSELLDRPLFALGEVFLADSTGEMGIDADLFADAVTAATERGVAVTVHAEDATRFDTSARDRNDADAWSAFRIPEAERVAVERACEVGQDAGAQLHIAHTSTPEGIDVASEAGMTCEVTPHHLLHSRDDLDELGTFGRMNPPLRSEERRKGVYERVADGTVDLIATDHAPHTREEKDAGIWDAPSGVPGVETALPLLLAEARAGRLDYERVRDLTAANPAAVFDLPRKGRVEAGKDADLVLVDPDATREIRGTELRTDCGWTPFDGFEGVFPEWTMVRGETVYRRDEGDEERFGAAVGENVRSGQ; from the coding sequence ATGCTCATCGCGAACGCGACGCTCGCCGACGGCCGCCGACGCGACGTCCGGGTCGAGGACGAGCGGATCGCCGCCGTCGAGCGTCGACTATCGGCCGATGCCGACGAAACCGAACTCGACGCCGCCGGCAAGCTCCTGCTGCCGGGGATGATCGACGCCCACGTCCACTTCCGCGAACCGGGCTTTCCCCACAAGGAGACGTGGGCGAACGGGAGCCGGGCGGCGGCAGCCGGCGGCGTCACCACCGTCGTGGACCAGCCGAATACCCAGCCGCCAACGGTCGACGGAGAAACGTTCGACGAGAAGTCAGAACTGGCCGCCGCTTCGATCGTGGATTTCGGCATCAACGGCGGCGTCACATCCGACTGGCGGTCCAGCGAACTGCTGGATCGACCTCTGTTCGCGCTCGGTGAGGTCTTCCTCGCGGATTCAACGGGCGAGATGGGGATCGACGCCGACCTCTTCGCCGACGCCGTAACGGCCGCGACCGAGCGCGGTGTGGCTGTCACCGTCCACGCCGAGGACGCGACGCGGTTCGACACGTCAGCCAGGGATCGTAACGACGCCGATGCGTGGAGCGCGTTCCGAATCCCGGAGGCCGAGCGTGTGGCGGTCGAGCGTGCGTGTGAAGTCGGCCAAGACGCTGGCGCACAGCTCCACATCGCCCACACGAGCACGCCGGAGGGCATCGATGTCGCGAGCGAGGCGGGGATGACCTGTGAAGTGACCCCGCACCATCTCCTGCACTCGCGCGACGATCTGGACGAGCTCGGCACCTTCGGCCGGATGAATCCGCCGCTGCGGAGCGAGGAGCGGCGGAAAGGGGTGTACGAGCGTGTCGCCGATGGGACGGTCGACCTGATCGCGACCGATCACGCGCCCCACACTCGCGAGGAGAAAGACGCCGGGATCTGGGACGCCCCGAGCGGCGTTCCGGGCGTCGAGACCGCGCTGCCGCTGCTACTTGCGGAGGCGCGCGCGGGCCGGCTCGACTACGAACGAGTGCGCGACCTCACGGCTGCGAACCCCGCCGCGGTGTTCGACCTCCCGCGGAAGGGCCGAGTCGAAGCCGGAAAGGACGCCGATCTCGTCCTCGTCGATCCCGACGCGACCCGCGAGATCCGGGGAACCGAACTGCGGACGGACTGCGGGTGGACGCCGTTCGATGGGTTCGAAGGCGTGTTCCCGGAATGGACGATGGTGCGTGGCGAGACGGTGTATCGTCGAGACGAGGGCGACGAGGAGCGATTCGGCGCGGCGGTCGGCGAGAACGTCCGGTCAGGGCAGTAG
- a CDS encoding lipoyl protein ligase domain-containing protein, with product MRVFEGRAADIETDRERTRKLVTHTATTGEPAVRAWTPHRHVAFGRRDARAEGYDQAHEIAADHDFPPVEREVGGRAVAYTGSTVAFARAEPADGREIQRRYARATTDLKIAFDRLGVEAHDGEPPDSFCPGSHSLQADGKIAGLAQRVRSDAALVAGIVVTRDTAAIAGVLEPIYDALGVAFDPDSVGSVSGAGGDADPKIVARTIEQALVAGCRDSDDESAATETTTPADDREA from the coding sequence ATGCGCGTCTTCGAGGGGCGAGCGGCCGACATCGAGACCGACCGCGAGCGCACCCGCAAGCTGGTCACACACACTGCAACGACCGGCGAGCCGGCGGTACGCGCGTGGACACCCCACCGCCACGTCGCGTTCGGTCGGCGCGACGCCCGTGCCGAGGGGTACGATCAGGCGCACGAGATCGCCGCCGACCACGACTTTCCACCCGTCGAGCGCGAGGTCGGTGGACGCGCGGTCGCGTACACCGGTTCGACGGTGGCGTTCGCGCGGGCCGAACCCGCCGACGGGCGAGAGATCCAGCGGCGCTACGCGCGCGCGACGACCGACCTCAAGATCGCGTTCGACCGACTCGGCGTCGAGGCACACGACGGCGAGCCACCTGACTCGTTCTGTCCGGGATCGCACTCGCTCCAAGCCGACGGCAAGATCGCGGGTCTCGCCCAGCGCGTGCGGAGCGACGCGGCGCTCGTCGCGGGGATCGTCGTGACCCGCGACACCGCGGCGATAGCGGGGGTGCTCGAACCGATCTACGACGCCCTCGGCGTGGCGTTCGATCCAGACTCGGTCGGGAGTGTCTCGGGTGCCGGCGGCGACGCCGACCCCAAGATCGTCGCCCGCACGATCGAGCAGGCACTCGTCGCGGGCTGCCGAGATAGCGACGACGAATCGGCGGCAACCGAGACGACCACGCCGGCCGACGACCGGGAGGCTTAG
- a CDS encoding NAD(P)/FAD-dependent oxidoreductase, giving the protein MRIAVLGAGYAGLTLARQLEKRLPESVEIVVVNDRPDHLVQHELHRVVRRPGLADGITVDLADVLDRATLRVARVTNVDHEASVAELDDGTLSYDVGAVCLGAETAFHDLPGVEEHATPLKRLPDAARIREEFLNLAAGDRVVVGGAGLSGVQIAGELAALAREEGIDREVVLLERLDSVAPNFPANFQEAVREELEARDVVVRTSAAVERATDDAIELDTDELPYGQLVWTGGIRGPDALSGERPIVPDTLRLGGDTFVLGDAARVTDADGAAVPASAAAAVREARSVADSITEIAFHRQDGGGNDALFEPRPERFRFDAPGWLVSVGDGAVAQVGPTVFRGPAAKALKTSVGAGYLSSVGAIENAAGLVREELAGD; this is encoded by the coding sequence ATGCGAATCGCCGTCCTCGGAGCCGGCTACGCCGGTCTCACGCTCGCCCGACAGCTCGAAAAGCGCCTCCCCGAGTCGGTCGAGATCGTCGTCGTCAACGACCGCCCCGATCACCTCGTCCAGCACGAACTCCACCGCGTCGTCCGTCGGCCCGGACTCGCCGACGGGATCACGGTCGATCTCGCCGACGTGCTCGATCGTGCGACCCTCCGTGTCGCGCGGGTCACGAACGTCGACCACGAGGCAAGTGTCGCCGAACTCGATGACGGAACCCTCTCGTACGACGTCGGTGCGGTCTGTCTCGGAGCGGAGACGGCGTTTCACGACCTCCCCGGCGTCGAAGAACACGCCACGCCGCTGAAACGCCTGCCAGACGCCGCCCGCATCCGCGAGGAATTCCTGAATCTCGCCGCCGGCGATCGGGTCGTGGTCGGCGGGGCCGGCCTTTCGGGCGTCCAGATCGCGGGCGAACTCGCTGCGCTCGCGCGTGAAGAGGGGATCGACCGCGAGGTCGTGCTGCTCGAACGCCTCGACAGCGTCGCGCCGAACTTCCCGGCGAACTTCCAAGAAGCGGTCCGCGAGGAACTCGAAGCCCGTGATGTCGTCGTCAGAACGAGCGCGGCGGTCGAGCGTGCGACCGACGACGCCATCGAACTCGACACCGACGAACTGCCCTACGGCCAGCTTGTCTGGACCGGCGGCATTCGCGGCCCGGATGCGCTCTCCGGCGAGCGCCCGATCGTGCCCGACACGCTCCGGCTCGGCGGCGACACGTTCGTGCTCGGCGACGCCGCACGAGTCACCGACGCCGACGGCGCGGCGGTGCCGGCGAGCGCCGCGGCCGCCGTCCGCGAGGCACGAAGCGTCGCCGACAGCATCACCGAAATCGCGTTCCACCGGCAGGACGGCGGCGGAAACGACGCGCTGTTCGAGCCACGGCCAGAGCGATTCAGATTCGACGCGCCCGGATGGCTGGTCAGCGTCGGCGACGGTGCAGTGGCCCAGGTCGGGCCGACGGTGTTCCGGGGACCGGCCGCGAAGGCGCTCAAAACGAGCGTCGGGGCGGGCTATCTCTCCTCGGTCGGCGCGATCGAGAACGCAGCCGGACTCGTACGAGAGGAACTCGCTGGCGACTGA